In a genomic window of Gammaproteobacteria bacterium:
- a CDS encoding O-succinylhomoserine sulfhydrylase: MPLDDNDNYGFDTRAVRAGQVRTQEGEQSEPIFPTVSFVADSAAQAAARFSGAEPGNIYSRFTNPTVRTFEQRLASLEGGERCVATGSGMAAILTACMGLLKNGDHIVASRSLFGPTVILFNTILARFGVQTTFVSLTDNTAWEQAIKPNTRLLFLETPSNPLSEIADIKALADIAHRHRCLLVVDNCFLTPALQRPLELGADIVVHSASKYIDGQGRAVGGAVVGSQQLVGGDIYSFLRTAGPSMSPFNAWIYLKGLETLRLRMEAHSKNALQLAQWLEQQPAVACVYYPGLKSHPQHALAARQQSGFGGVLAFEVKGGREAAWKVIDATRLLSITATFGDTKSTITHPATTTHWRLTPEARAASGITDGLIRTGVGLEDIEDLKNDLARGLGS, translated from the coding sequence ATGCCCTTAGACGACAATGACAATTACGGCTTCGACACACGCGCGGTACGCGCCGGACAGGTACGCACCCAGGAAGGTGAACAGTCCGAGCCGATCTTCCCCACCGTAAGTTTTGTCGCCGACAGCGCCGCGCAAGCCGCCGCCCGTTTTTCAGGCGCCGAGCCCGGCAACATCTATTCGCGCTTCACTAACCCCACGGTGCGCACCTTCGAACAGCGCCTCGCGAGTTTAGAAGGCGGTGAACGCTGTGTCGCCACCGGTTCCGGCATGGCCGCGATACTCACCGCGTGTATGGGCTTACTAAAGAACGGCGACCACATCGTCGCCTCGCGCAGCCTGTTTGGGCCGACCGTGATTTTATTCAACACCATCCTCGCGCGCTTTGGCGTGCAGACCACGTTTGTATCGCTCACGGATAATACCGCTTGGGAACAGGCGATAAAGCCCAACACGCGCCTGTTGTTTCTGGAAACGCCGTCCAACCCGCTCAGTGAAATCGCCGACATCAAGGCGCTCGCTGACATCGCACACCGTCACAGATGCCTCTTGGTGGTGGACAATTGCTTTCTCACCCCCGCGCTGCAGCGGCCGCTTGAGCTGGGGGCCGATATCGTGGTGCATTCGGCGAGTAAATATATAGACGGACAGGGGCGCGCCGTAGGCGGCGCGGTGGTCGGCAGTCAGCAGTTGGTGGGTGGCGACATCTACAGTTTCTTGCGCACCGCCGGGCCCAGCATGAGCCCGTTCAACGCCTGGATTTATCTCAAGGGCCTGGAAACCTTGCGTCTGCGCATGGAGGCGCACAGCAAGAATGCACTGCAACTCGCACAATGGCTGGAACAGCAGCCCGCGGTCGCATGCGTCTATTATCCCGGCCTCAAGTCCCATCCCCAGCACGCGCTGGCGGCGCGTCAACAGTCCGGCTTCGGCGGCGTGCTGGCGTTTGAGGTCAAGGGTGGACGCGAGGCCGCATGGAAGGTGATAGACGCCACGCGCCTCCTCTCCATCACCGCCACCTTCGGCGACACCAAGAGCACCATCACCCACCCCGCCACCACCACCCACTGGCGGCTTACCCCCGAAGCGCGCGCAGCATCGGGCATCACCGACGGCCTGATACGCACCGGCGTGGGGCTGGAAGATATCGAGGACTTAAAGAACGACCTCGCGCGTGGATTAGGCAGTTAG
- the purF gene encoding amidophosphoribosyltransferase translates to MCGIIGIVAKSAVNQALYDGLTVLQHRGQDAAGIVTCDGDRLFMRKDNGMVRDVFHTRHMRDLHGSMGIGHARYPTAGCSTSAEAQPFYVNSPYGICLAHNGNLTNADELKKEIFRDEQRHINTDSDSEVLLNVFAHELQHPGKLRIDENDIFHAVTRVHERCRGGYAAIVMINGYGIVGFRDPYGIRPILFGKRETEQGTEYMIASESVAMNVLDFEVVRDIAPGEAVFISVDGKLSTRQCAQHPISSPCIFEYVYLARPDSVIDGISVYQARIRMGEKLAHKIERIWPNHDIDVVIPIPDTSRTAALQLCQVLNLPYREGFVKNRYIGRTFIMPGQSQRKKSVRQKLNAIGSEFKNKNVLLVDDSIVRGTTSQQIIQMARESGARKVYFASAAPPVRYPNVYGIDMPSVNELIAHGRNEEEIAHAIGADKLVYQDLPDLIEAVREGNPKIGGFDTSCFSGEYITGSVSQDYLDYLEKIRCDMAKPQHSNSNAALDLYNTS, encoded by the coding sequence ATGTGCGGGATCATCGGAATCGTCGCCAAGTCCGCGGTTAACCAGGCGCTGTATGATGGCCTCACCGTACTCCAGCATCGCGGTCAGGATGCGGCCGGGATTGTGACCTGTGACGGCGACCGGCTGTTTATGCGCAAGGACAACGGCATGGTGCGCGACGTGTTCCATACCCGTCACATGCGCGACCTGCACGGCAGCATGGGTATCGGTCACGCGCGCTACCCCACCGCAGGCTGCTCTACCTCGGCCGAGGCGCAGCCGTTTTACGTGAACTCGCCCTACGGGATATGTCTCGCGCACAACGGCAACCTCACCAACGCCGATGAGTTAAAAAAAGAAATCTTCCGCGACGAGCAGCGCCACATCAACACCGACTCCGACTCCGAGGTGCTGCTCAACGTGTTCGCACATGAACTGCAACACCCCGGTAAGTTGCGCATAGATGAAAACGACATCTTCCACGCGGTGACGCGCGTGCATGAGCGCTGCCGAGGCGGCTACGCGGCGATCGTCATGATCAACGGCTACGGCATCGTCGGTTTCCGCGATCCTTACGGTATCCGTCCCATCCTGTTCGGAAAGCGCGAAACGGAACAGGGAACGGAGTACATGATCGCCTCTGAGAGCGTAGCCATGAACGTGCTCGACTTTGAAGTGGTGCGCGACATTGCGCCCGGCGAGGCAGTGTTCATCTCGGTGGATGGTAAGCTCTCCACCCGCCAGTGCGCGCAGCATCCCATATCCTCGCCCTGTATTTTTGAATATGTGTATCTGGCGCGCCCGGACTCGGTGATAGACGGCATCTCGGTGTATCAGGCGCGCATTCGCATGGGCGAAAAGCTGGCGCACAAGATCGAACGCATCTGGCCGAATCATGACATAGACGTGGTAATCCCCATCCCCGACACCAGCCGCACCGCCGCGTTGCAGCTCTGCCAGGTATTGAATCTTCCCTACCGCGAAGGCTTCGTAAAGAACCGCTACATCGGCCGCACCTTCATCATGCCAGGACAGAGCCAGCGCAAAAAATCCGTGCGCCAGAAATTGAACGCCATCGGCTCGGAATTCAAAAACAAAAACGTGCTGCTGGTGGACGATTCCATTGTGCGCGGCACCACCTCCCAGCAGATCATCCAGATGGCGCGTGAATCCGGCGCGCGCAAGGTGTATTTCGCCTCCGCCGCGCCACCCGTGCGTTATCCCAACGTGTACGGCATAGATATGCCCTCGGTCAACGAACTCATCGCGCACGGACGTAACGAAGAAGAAATCGCACACGCCATAGGCGCGGACAAGCTGGTTTATCAGGACCTCCCGGACCTTATCGAGGCCGTCCGTGAAGGCAATCCGAAGATCGGCGGGTTTGATACCTCCTGTTTCAGCGGCGAATACATTACCGGCAGCGTGAGCCAGGATTATCTCGACTATCTGGAGAAAATCCGCTGCGACATGGCCAAGCCACAACACTCCAACAGCAATGCGGCATTGGATTTGTACAACACTTCTTAA